Proteins encoded together in one Quercus lobata isolate SW786 chromosome 3, ValleyOak3.0 Primary Assembly, whole genome shotgun sequence window:
- the LOC115980414 gene encoding TPD1 protein homolog 1-like, with amino-acid sequence MVEPNRIYGEKCTKSDNAEIMNVCATRCNIAAIHLRCGWFSSAKLINPIVFRRLRYDDCLVNDGKPLGIGESLSFEYANTFSYSG; translated from the exons ATGGTGGAACCAAACCGAATATATGGCGAAAAGTGTACCAAATCGGACAATGCTGAGATAATGAATGTCTGCGCTACTCGTTGCAACATTGCTGCTATTCACTTGAGGTGTGGATGGTTCAGCTCAGCCAAGCTCATAAATCCCATAGTTTTTAGGAGGCTTAGATATGATGATTGCCTTGTCAATGATGGCAAGCCTTTGGGTATTGGTGAATCTCTTTCTTTTGAGTATGCCAATACTTTTTCTTATAGTGG ATGA
- the LOC115980415 gene encoding uncharacterized protein LOC115980415, giving the protein MQIKDDPSLKWPEKMKEDPNKRNKSKYCRFHRDHGHDTDECYDLKQQIENLIRQGKLRHFVGRDHKNEKLKGKIEESSRPPLGEIRIIIGGNSMGQSSKSKKTYLKVVQNVQLSRRSPRTRSMDEPTISFTDEYAERIHHPHDDAIVITLLIADYTTRRVLVDNGSSADILYYPAFQ; this is encoded by the coding sequence atgcaaatcaaggatgaccCTTCTCTAAAGTGGCCGGAGAAGATGAAGGAAGATCCCAATAAGCGCAATAAAAGTAAATATTGTCGCTTCCACAGGGACCATGGGCATGACACGGATGAATGTTATGATCTGAAACAGCAAATTGAGAATCTTATTAGACAAGGGAAGTTGAGACACTTCGTCGGAAGAGACCATAAAAATGAgaagttgaaaggaaaaattgaGGAATCGTCCCGGCCCCCACTAGGAGAGATAAGGATTATCATTGGAGGAAACTCGATGGGGCAATCTTCCAAGTCGAAGAAGACGTATCTCAAAGTGGTGCAAAATGTCCAGCTCTCTAGACGATCACCAAGGACGAGATCAATGGACGAGCCTACCATTTCCTTCACCGACGAATATGCTGAGAGGATCCATCACCCGCATGACGATGCAATTGTCATTACACTGCTTATTGCAGATTATACAACTAGGAGAGTGTTAGTTGACAATGGAAGTTCAGCAGACATATTGTACTACCCTGCCTTCCAATAG